gcgctacgcgagtggtaacctatgttcatagggtagctacgtgtgtaactaggcttgctgtgtcgacagtttttcaattttcgaatttgatagagagttatgaagataattgttggctagggtttatccccccctgagttttaggggccctgatcctgattctgattgttctggaaattttagggttagtgcagaattacttgggtttcttaattagggtttccttaatagctaattaccatcctaattatggattttagtgacagttgttacaggtggggcgtgggttgggggtaTGGTGCGGCACGTGGAGTATGTGGCACCTAAGACCGaaagccaatttcaaaggggTATGGTGTGGCGTGGAAAAAAAACCAATTTCAAAGGGCTAGTGCTCTTGGCCAATGAGGTTCCGCAATGTCATGTtcgtagccccgcccaacgcccgggctgaaacccccgcctaaGGGGTCACGCTGAAACCCAAGCTCACCTGGGGTGGTAAcgtgggcgtttgtacccaacccccgccccataccccatagtcttatgtAACTTGCTTTTGTTTTTTTATCGATGTAATTCACGTGTCAGTATTTTTTATCATATCAAGATTTTTTTTCTCTATGGGTTACTGTAATGAGTGTAGGTGACGTAACAAAATAAACCGATACCGATCAAATTCCCGCTGTGTTGGTATATTTTTAGtcatatcatgatttttttttctcTATTGGTTGCTATAACGAGTGTGAGTACCGTAATTAAACGAACTGATACCCACCCACCGCGCAACGCGCGGATTTAATAACActagttattataattaatataaattaattaataaatactaaacgagtcgagtccgagccgagctcgagtttgaaaaattaccttcgagccgagctcgagctttcatatagGGCATGTTTGGTTAAGCTTATTATAGTTAAAAAAGACGGGAAAATGACTTtttaaaaatgagtttaaaaaaaaaaaaaaagtgtttggattagcttattgatgtaaaatgactaaaatgagCATTCTTTTAGATATAATGGGGTAAAGAAtgggtatattggtaatttgtagtttgaaaagttaaaagctgGCCAAAAAGTCACAATATTATGACTTCTTGAAACCTATTTTTTCATTCTTTGCAAAAAGTCATTTCTAAAAGGACTTTTGACTTAGtcaaacacaaaaacaacttattggctttttgataagtcaataagccaataaattgttttgaaaagcttagccaaataTGCCCATATTAAACGaactcgagctcgagcctggtcgagcctggtcgagctcagGCTCGGCTCGGCTGGTTTGCACGTACATATACGGCGCACTCTGTTCTTTCTTCTCCACAGCCTCCAGACGTGACCACAGCCCCCAGACGCCAGTTCCGCCTTCCCCACCCGCCGTCGTCCGTCACCGCCAGTTCCGGCTCCCTCACCCCTTCCGGCTTCAAGTTGAGGCAGCTGCTGTTCGTTCATTACAACATCGCACCCCAGTTCCGGCTGCTGCTGCTCCCTCATCCCCTGCTCGACCACTACCACACTTGGTCAGAATTTTATGCGATTTGTTCAATTTCTGCGATTGTTAGATTTGTTCAATTTATGAATTGTTTGATTTCTGTGATTATGGCATTTAACAAATTGTTGGTTTCTGtcttcgtcttcttcttcttcttcttcttcaaatcGCAGGTTTAAAATAACTATTTTGTGAACTTTATACACAGTCACAAACCCTTATGAACTTAGTTACTATCTGCTGTTAAAAATAGGAACCGGAAACAGGGTGATATCGAGCAATGGGTGAACCCGTGAAGGGAACGGTGACGTCTTTATCTTCAATTTTCGCACCGGAGGACGCCCAAAAGGCCTCCGTACATGTTCAAGAAGTTATATCCGAACGCCAGAAAGAGGTTCAACAGTTGCAAGCCTTCCTTAATGATAACACCAGTCTTGTTAATCTTGTCAAGAAGCTTCCAGATCAACTCCACCACGATATAATGGCAAGTCACTCTTCATCAAATTGCAACAATTGTTGTTCTATGAGAATGTTAATAATTTTCGGTTGTGATTTTGTTACTTATTGagttttgttttacattttgccCTAGTTTTGTGATCTTTTTAGCTTATTTTTAGGGATGTTTTGTAGTTAGTTATCAAAGTTGTTATTCCAACATGAAGAATCAGTATTTATAGGCTGGCAATTTCAGACATGGAACTGTTAACACGACACAAAACAACAGGTTCTTAATAGGTTTTGTGTTTGGGCGTAACAGGTTTCGTGTCTTAAATAGGTTGACACGTTTAATAGGACACGATAAAATTCTTGTCTAAACAGGTTAAAGACATGTTAACAGTTAACCTGTTAGCGATCTTGTTTATATTTGTAATGGATGTTATGATTTGAATTTTAtgtattttttgttttaaatatgCTAAGAATCAATATGTTAAGGATTATGTTTTAGTTAAGCCTTTTTTGAACTTTTGGTAATTTTTGGCTCACTAAATAGGTTTCTAAATATGTGTTATTTATTGTGTCCCTAAACAGGTTTGTCAACAGGTCGTCTCGCGTTGACATGTTTCTAAACAAGTCGTGTCTAGCATCTTAGGtcatcgtgtcttatcgtgtctgACCTGTTATGCCAGCCCTATAGTATAAACTCTATGACAGTTAAGTAGACAATGTTAGTCTTCATCTGAaagttttatgttttgtttgagaGTTCGAGTTTATGTTTCAGTTTTGTTAGCATATCTTTGTTTCGTGTatatcatagttattaaaggcgcggCGCACTCAGGGCGAATTGTTGGGCCCGGGGCCTTATTTGCGCCTAGGCACGCCTGGGCGCTCGATTTAATAACTATGGTAAGTTGTAAGTAACATAGTTATTAAAGGTGCACTCAGCGCGATTTGTTGGGCCCGGGGCCTtatttgcgcctaggcgcgcctGGGCTctcgctttaataactatggtgTATATATAGTACACTTGTAATCTTATATCAATTTGGATGAGATTTTCAGATATTTCTACAGACAAGTAGTTTCGCGTTTATCTTGATAGCTTTTGTTATGGTAGTTCTATGCTGCATTTAAAAGTTTGATTATTCATTTATTCTACTAACAATAATAGGATCATCATCATTTAGAAAGCATGTTTAAACATCTTCATAGACGTTTGATTGATAACTCTTAACGCAAATGTTTAGTCGataatcatgtttttttttttttataacaagaGTTTCTTTGCGGTATATTTTGTAGGTTCCTTTTGGGAAGGCAGCCTTCTTTCCTGGCAAATTGATACATACCAATGAATTCATGGTACGTTTGTACTTTGGGTACTCATCAATTCTGTTTTAAAGCTCACACTTTCTTTTTTACTTTCTTATATGTTTGTTGCTGTTATTTCAATTTTCAACCTTTTGTATTGCCATGTTTGGGTGGATATGACTCTTATGCCACATTTCAAAAGGTTAACATGTTGCGAGATATTCCGACTGTTTGTCAGATGCGTTTAAGACGTCTGCTGGGGTGTGGCATGAAATTAAACTGTTCTAATGTTTTAGACCGTATGAGTTGTATCCAATTTCATTGCAGGTTCTATTGGGAGAAGGCTACTACGCTGAAAGAACGTCCAAACAAACAGTTGAGATTCTGAAAAGAAGAGGACAGGGTTTAGAGTCACAGATTGAATCGCTTAATGCTGTAATAAAGGATCTCAAGTTTGAGGCCTCGTTCTTTGATGAGACAGCTACTGAGGCTGCTGTAAGTTCTCATCTCTCTGCAGAAATGGCAACTTATGTAGAATATCATATATCTCTACATGGGTTATTGTATctttatattttgttttaaaaaagaTGACACAGAGTCTTAACTTCAAACGATGATTGAAACAGGAGGGTATTGTAGAAATCAGAGAAGACTTTGTCGAGGAAGCTTTTGATGAAGATAAGGCCACAACATCAGGTTCATAAATCATATCTCGTATTATCGTATATGTCAGTAAATTGtcatttctttttgcattttgAAATTTTAATACGAATTTCAGGTGACGATGATTTTGCACGTATTTTATCccggattgatgaacttgaaaaggaAGAACTTGAATCTGAACTTGCTGAAGAAGGTGAAGAGAAAGAAGAGGCTGATGAGGCTGATATTGAACCTGAGTTTAGAAATTTAGAGGTAAGGTTTCGACTTGTTAAATTTATACTATATCCGTTTACATAATTGCTATTTAATTTCTTTATTATTGATGTTTTTAAGTGATTGAGAATAATTAACACTCATTAAACAAAAGATCTCTGCAAAATTATACTGCACAAGATGTTTCTAAGCCATTTAAGTTAAGCagctaatttttctttttctctttgtTGACCTTGAATAATTTTATTTACCTTTTTATCAGCTACTGAAAATCTCACAAAAAGATGTCTTTTATTATTTC
This is a stretch of genomic DNA from Helianthus annuus cultivar XRQ/B chromosome 16, HanXRQr2.0-SUNRISE, whole genome shotgun sequence. It encodes these proteins:
- the LOC110918333 gene encoding unconventional prefoldin RPB5 interactor, which codes for MGEPVKGTVTSLSSIFAPEDAQKASVHVQEVISERQKEVQQLQAFLNDNTSLVNLVKKLPDQLHHDIMVPFGKAAFFPGKLIHTNEFMVLLGEGYYAERTSKQTVEILKRRGQGLESQIESLNAVIKDLKFEASFFDETATEAAEGIVEIREDFVEEAFDEDKATTSGDDDFARILSRIDELEKEELESELAEEGEEKEEADEADIEPEFRNLEIKELLDIPVSKDSHIKVPTPSGSNTPVMPVDHNILKEGLSHAPMSRDEVEVSTLVSSSSNVSSKTRVAASSSSNASSKTSVPASGPSNASSKTSVAASMSKEVSNFGSRSSNDKAFTGSIVEHTHNIENSQKGQTSAPAPTPASKPVSRFKLQRK